One Lysinibacillus sp. OF-1 DNA segment encodes these proteins:
- a CDS encoding CbrC family protein: MTIAEEWHELRQKFHPSDPITINQMHVFKERLKQEQQTEETLRLLVEVYCLLRMYLEAYRLFTTIMNKADKKDRKKYGVLQTYINQPNLVNPLLPRKIRDQQPTQTIIPTFKYVPKPLEAKIFETGEIVVCDCCQQQVDVYYTGGIYAIEDVDYLCPSCIHSGEAAQKYDGSFQQDLMDDEQVTNPAFVQEILYRTPGYVSWQGNNWVAHCSDYCAFIGYVGWSDIVELGIEDQFDNYTGFPKDELSASLMNNGHHQGYLFQCLECDRYVLYSDFS, encoded by the coding sequence ATGACAATTGCTGAGGAATGGCATGAGCTAAGACAAAAATTTCATCCTTCAGATCCGATAACGATTAATCAGATGCATGTTTTCAAAGAGCGATTAAAGCAGGAGCAGCAAACGGAAGAAACGTTAAGGCTACTAGTAGAAGTCTATTGCTTGCTTAGGATGTACCTAGAGGCTTATCGGCTTTTTACGACCATTATGAATAAAGCTGATAAAAAAGATCGAAAAAAATATGGTGTTCTGCAAACCTACATAAATCAACCAAATTTGGTGAATCCTCTGCTACCACGAAAAATAAGGGACCAACAGCCAACTCAAACAATCATTCCAACCTTTAAATATGTTCCTAAACCGCTAGAGGCGAAAATTTTTGAAACAGGTGAAATCGTTGTCTGTGACTGCTGTCAACAGCAAGTGGATGTCTATTACACAGGAGGTATTTACGCTATTGAGGATGTAGATTATCTTTGTCCTTCTTGCATCCACAGTGGAGAGGCTGCCCAAAAATATGATGGCTCTTTCCAGCAAGATTTAATGGATGATGAACAGGTTACTAACCCTGCCTTTGTACAAGAAATTCTCTATCGAACGCCCGGCTACGTAAGCTGGCAGGGCAATAATTGGGTAGCTCATTGTTCGGACTATTGTGCGTTTATCGGCTATGTTGGCTGGAGTGATATAGTGGAGCTAGGTATCGAGGATCAATTTGATAATTATACAGGCTTTCCGAAAGATGAACTTTCAGCATCGTTAATGAACAATGGTCATCATCAAGGCTATTTATTTCAGTGCTTGGAATGTGACCGTTATGTGCTCTATTCAGATTTTAGTTAA
- a CDS encoding antibiotic biosynthesis monooxygenase family protein: METYYAVIFTSQRTKQDGEGYGKMADLIDALAQQQPGFLRVESVRNEEGKGITVSYWESLEAIQAWKDNAKHLTAQQLGQDKWYANYKVEICQMIKDYSFVK; encoded by the coding sequence ATGGAAACCTATTATGCAGTGATTTTTACATCTCAAAGAACTAAACAGGATGGGGAGGGCTATGGCAAAATGGCTGACCTCATCGATGCCCTAGCACAGCAACAGCCTGGTTTTCTGCGTGTTGAAAGTGTCAGGAACGAGGAAGGAAAAGGCATTACGGTGTCCTATTGGGAATCGCTAGAGGCTATTCAAGCATGGAAAGATAATGCCAAACATTTAACCGCACAGCAATTGGGACAAGATAAATGGTACGCGAACTATAAGGTGGAAATTTGCCAAATGATAAAAGATTACTCTTTTGTGAAATAA
- a CDS encoding ArsR/SmtB family transcription factor, translated as MGINPNMAEVAALLGERSRATILASMMDGRFHTASELAYMAAIKPQTASFHLAKLVEGKLIKVEKQGRHRYFQLAGEDIAQFLESFLVISPPPEVRSLKQSSQMKLLQDARTCYDHLAGKLGVQLTESMVDAGYLKLEDKQFILTDEGTLFFTTFGMDLAALKRKRRSFSPACLDWSERRYHLAGALGNGLLNQLLNLGWLTRVPSIRAIKVTEKGKRGFKEVFHLDS; from the coding sequence ATGGGAATTAATCCAAACATGGCGGAGGTAGCGGCACTTCTTGGCGAAAGGTCAAGAGCAACCATTCTTGCTAGCATGATGGACGGGCGTTTTCATACAGCTAGTGAACTGGCGTATATGGCTGCCATTAAACCACAAACTGCTAGCTTTCATCTTGCTAAATTAGTAGAAGGAAAGCTGATTAAAGTTGAAAAACAAGGGCGGCACCGTTATTTTCAATTAGCTGGTGAGGACATTGCTCAATTTCTTGAGTCTTTTCTCGTCATCTCACCGCCACCTGAAGTACGTTCTTTAAAACAATCTAGCCAAATGAAATTATTGCAGGATGCTAGAACTTGCTATGACCATCTAGCTGGTAAATTAGGTGTCCAATTAACAGAGTCAATGGTGGATGCAGGCTATCTAAAATTAGAGGACAAACAATTTATCCTGACAGATGAAGGCACTTTATTTTTTACTACATTCGGGATGGATCTAGCTGCTTTAAAAAGAAAACGACGCTCCTTTTCACCTGCTTGTTTAGATTGGAGTGAACGACGTTACCATTTAGCAGGTGCACTAGGCAATGGTCTATTAAACCAATTATTAAACCTCGGCTGGCTTACACGTGTACCATCTATTCGCGCCATTAAAGTGACTGAGAAAGGTAAAAGAGGTTTTAAAGAGGTATTTCATTTAGACAGCTAG
- a CDS encoding DMT family transporter, with protein sequence MKNYQFIALLVVTTFLMGSSFAIVKLGLPYSSPLLLAALRFMLAGILMVIVVMIFKRPHPTSKREWLKLCIIGAFQTAGVMGCIFLSLRTITASESSILTFTNPLLVVIFATIFTKVRYRFYQWIGVVLGLIGVIITMGAQVELKIGLLFGLLSAVFWAIATLLVKTWGMFFDTWVLSAYQMLFGGLLLLLGSVVLEQPYFIVNPQSLLILLWLSIFSSIIQFAGWYYLLQNSDPGKTSAYLFLAPFFGVLTGWVVLDETLHESLVVGGLFIISGIYLVNRTFSRIKG encoded by the coding sequence ATGAAAAACTATCAATTTATTGCTTTACTAGTAGTAACAACCTTTTTAATGGGTTCATCGTTTGCTATCGTAAAATTAGGATTACCGTATTCATCACCATTATTATTGGCTGCCCTTCGATTTATGCTGGCAGGGATTCTAATGGTCATTGTTGTCATGATTTTCAAAAGACCTCATCCGACCTCAAAGAGAGAATGGCTCAAGCTATGCATCATCGGAGCATTTCAAACGGCTGGTGTAATGGGGTGTATTTTTTTAAGTCTACGCACCATTACAGCAAGTGAATCATCTATTTTAACATTTACAAACCCTTTACTCGTTGTCATATTTGCCACCATTTTTACCAAAGTACGCTATCGTTTCTATCAGTGGATCGGGGTTGTGCTTGGCTTAATCGGAGTGATCATTACAATGGGGGCACAAGTTGAATTGAAAATAGGTCTTCTATTTGGACTTTTATCCGCTGTATTTTGGGCGATTGCAACACTTTTAGTGAAAACATGGGGAATGTTCTTTGATACATGGGTTTTATCAGCCTATCAAATGCTGTTTGGGGGCTTACTCCTTTTGCTAGGAAGTGTCGTGTTAGAGCAACCATACTTTATTGTCAATCCACAGTCATTATTGATTTTGTTATGGCTTAGTATTTTTTCTTCCATCATTCAATTTGCAGGCTGGTACTATCTTCTTCAAAATAGTGATCCAGGAAAAACAAGTGCCTATTTATTTTTAGCACCTTTTTTTGGGGTGCTAACAGGATGGGTAGTATTAGACGAAACGTTACATGAATCGTTAGTGGTTGGTGGGTTATTTATCATTAGTGGGATTTATTTAGTAAATCGTACTTTTAGTAGAATAAAGGGCTAG
- a CDS encoding alpha/beta hydrolase produces MKKFFRILLKTIAVIGLTIVLLLAIVFIVNIICNKIEQGKIEHYGQLITVNEGKMNVTIQGKGAETIVLLPGFGTAAPTLDFKPLIEELTPHYRVVSIEPFGYGLSDDTDKERSTDNIVSEIHEALQALKIDRYMLMGHSIAGIYGLDYVNQYPNEVTAFVGIDSSVPTQDGMDTKFPIKSLQLLKKTGIARVLIKFSDDPYAGLSYDDDTKEQIRMITNKNFYNTSTSNELTNIEMNFTAAKNVTFPKDLPLLLFVQAKSEGIEKNWIPLHEEQVKNSVHGKVITLDGDHYLHHTRSQEIVENLKEFMDN; encoded by the coding sequence ATGAAAAAATTTTTTCGAATCTTACTTAAAACAATAGCTGTTATCGGTTTAACGATAGTGCTGCTACTTGCTATTGTGTTTATTGTAAACATTATTTGCAACAAAATAGAGCAAGGGAAAATAGAACACTATGGTCAGCTCATTACTGTGAATGAGGGAAAAATGAATGTTACCATCCAAGGGAAGGGGGCAGAAACAATCGTCCTACTACCAGGCTTCGGAACAGCAGCACCAACACTTGATTTTAAGCCACTTATCGAAGAACTGACTCCTCATTACAGAGTCGTTTCAATAGAGCCTTTTGGCTATGGTTTAAGTGATGATACCGATAAAGAACGAAGCACCGACAACATAGTGAGTGAGATTCATGAAGCTTTACAGGCGTTGAAAATTGACCGCTATATGCTCATGGGACACTCTATAGCAGGTATTTATGGACTCGATTATGTCAATCAATATCCGAATGAGGTGACTGCATTTGTCGGGATTGATAGCAGTGTGCCTACTCAAGACGGTATGGATACGAAATTCCCAATTAAGTCGTTACAACTTCTCAAAAAAACCGGGATCGCTAGAGTTCTTATAAAATTTTCAGATGATCCATATGCTGGCCTATCGTATGATGATGACACAAAAGAACAAATACGGATGATTACAAACAAAAACTTTTATAATACGAGCACTTCCAATGAATTAACAAATATAGAAATGAATTTTACAGCAGCCAAAAACGTAACTTTCCCTAAAGATTTACCTCTTTTGTTATTTGTTCAGGCGAAAAGTGAAGGCATTGAAAAAAATTGGATACCATTGCATGAAGAGCAAGTCAAAAATTCAGTTCATGGAAAAGTAATCACATTGGACGGTGACCATTACTTACACCATACAAGATCACAAGAAATTGTTGAAAACCTAAAAGAATTTATGGATAACTGA
- a CDS encoding sensor histidine kinase gives MIQSLYTRVVLTFLVAVIGGTTISFFMATWVFEDKLNENLQIPLVNFGQDIVHIFETLPFNEAEQFIREMHQLESYYIRIYEEKGQFKSYGEQKGVPLANVTMTQVQSVLDGEVIQVNPGGVSSIFVGMPLQTAMGTKAMFIEPISLPSTSFAIKLILNFATYALVIGSVVFIVAARFLVKPIKKLTTATKHIAGGDFNVELNIKQSGELGTLAKSFEDMAEGLQQLEQMRREFVSNVSHEVQSPLTSISGYAAALKQVDITDEEKSRYLDIIMSEAKRMSKMSDSLLKLSLLESKTQQMQCATFSLDEQIRRVIIAIQPQWSARNIQFNLHLQAVHIMADYDQLNQVWTNLLTNSIKFSNEGSMIEVSMKQDAHHVIVRVSDSGIGISLEDQKRIFERFFKADRSHSRKYDGSGMGLAIVKQIVSLHQGDIQVESKLGQGTTIIIQLPLITQ, from the coding sequence ATGATTCAATCATTATATACGCGTGTCGTTTTAACATTTCTAGTTGCCGTAATTGGTGGCACAACTATATCCTTTTTTATGGCAACATGGGTATTTGAAGATAAATTGAATGAAAACTTACAAATCCCCCTAGTGAATTTTGGTCAGGACATTGTCCATATATTTGAGACATTGCCATTTAATGAAGCAGAACAATTTATTCGTGAAATGCATCAGCTTGAATCCTACTATATCCGCATTTATGAAGAAAAGGGGCAGTTCAAATCCTACGGAGAGCAAAAGGGTGTTCCACTGGCCAATGTAACAATGACACAAGTTCAAAGTGTACTGGATGGGGAAGTCATTCAAGTTAATCCGGGTGGTGTTTCGTCTATTTTTGTAGGAATGCCACTACAAACTGCAATGGGGACTAAGGCGATGTTTATCGAACCCATCTCCCTCCCTTCTACTTCCTTTGCTATAAAATTGATATTGAATTTTGCTACTTATGCTCTTGTTATTGGCAGTGTCGTGTTTATAGTGGCTGCTAGGTTTCTCGTCAAGCCAATAAAAAAATTGACAACAGCAACAAAGCATATTGCAGGTGGAGATTTCAATGTCGAGTTAAATATTAAACAATCAGGGGAGCTAGGTACCTTGGCCAAAAGTTTTGAGGACATGGCGGAGGGGTTACAGCAATTGGAGCAAATGCGGAGAGAGTTTGTATCGAACGTCTCACACGAGGTTCAGTCACCACTTACTTCCATATCAGGCTATGCAGCAGCATTGAAGCAAGTAGATATTACAGACGAGGAGAAAAGTCGCTATCTTGATATTATCATGTCGGAAGCAAAGCGAATGTCTAAGATGAGTGATAGCCTGTTAAAGCTAAGTTTGCTCGAGTCGAAGACACAGCAAATGCAATGTGCGACGTTTAGTCTGGATGAGCAAATTAGGCGAGTAATTATTGCCATTCAGCCGCAATGGTCTGCTCGCAACATCCAGTTTAATCTTCATTTACAGGCTGTTCATATAATGGCTGATTATGACCAATTAAATCAGGTATGGACCAATCTTCTTACTAATAGTATTAAATTTTCCAATGAAGGTAGTATGATTGAGGTCAGTATGAAGCAGGACGCTCATCATGTGATAGTACGAGTAAGTGATTCGGGCATTGGGATTTCTTTAGAGGATCAGAAGCGTATTTTTGAGCGGTTTTTTAAGGCGGATCGTTCACATAGTCGTAAATATGATGGGAGTGGAATGGGTCTCGCAATCGTTAAGCAAATCGTATCATTGCATCAAGGAGACATTCAAGTAGAGAGTAAGCTTGGACAAGGAACGACCATTATTATCCAATTACCTCTTATCACACAATAA
- a CDS encoding response regulator transcription factor yields the protein MPTILVADDDANIRELVCLFLRKDGFTTVEAEDGKEALAIYHSMPVDLVVLDIMMPTMDGWTLCKELRKVNAELPLLMLTARGETWEKVKGFELGTDDYLTKPFDPLELTVRVRALLKRYRIGYSQIIQLGQIMLDRQTYKIKNGTESISLPLKEFELLYKLAETPGQVYTREQLIDQIWGMDYAGDNRTIDVHIKRLRERFTATTEFQIETVRGLGYRLEVNE from the coding sequence ATGCCGACTATACTTGTTGCGGATGATGATGCGAATATTCGTGAACTTGTTTGCCTTTTTCTGCGCAAAGACGGGTTCACAACAGTGGAGGCCGAGGATGGCAAAGAAGCTCTAGCCATCTATCACTCAATGCCTGTCGATCTTGTTGTGCTGGATATTATGATGCCGACGATGGATGGCTGGACATTATGTAAGGAGCTGCGCAAAGTAAATGCTGAGCTTCCCTTACTGATGCTAACAGCAAGGGGGGAAACATGGGAAAAAGTGAAGGGCTTTGAGCTCGGAACAGATGATTATTTGACAAAGCCTTTTGACCCACTAGAGTTGACGGTACGAGTAAGGGCTCTTCTAAAGCGCTACAGGATTGGCTACTCACAGATCATTCAACTTGGTCAAATCATGCTGGATCGTCAGACCTATAAAATTAAAAATGGAACAGAGTCTATTTCGCTGCCGCTAAAGGAGTTTGAATTATTATATAAGCTTGCGGAAACACCTGGGCAGGTCTACACACGAGAGCAGCTGATCGATCAAATTTGGGGAATGGATTATGCTGGCGATAATCGAACGATCGATGTACATATTAAGCGTCTGCGCGAGCGCTTCACTGCAACAACTGAATTTCAGATTGAGACAGTACGAGGTCTTGGCTACCGACTTGAGGTTAACGAATGA
- a CDS encoding lipid II flippase Amj family protein, with amino-acid sequence MIALFILIIHAIETLAYAVRLSGARVKLLASALSLFNVMVMVSRLANMMQQPFTGSLVDTAPADQALIHVENQFRLIIGAASLGTLLGILLIPTFIAIFSRAIVHLAEERGSIPALLKKGFTFEYVRRGMKHIHKPHFTYLKGISLRDIPMKLFVINIVITAIYTIGVLSALYATLLVPELKTTAVMASGLINGIATILLILFIDPKISILADDVINKRGSYLELKKASVMMMFSRFLGTIVAQLLLIPGAHYVAWFAQLIA; translated from the coding sequence ATGATTGCTTTATTCATTTTAATCATTCATGCTATTGAAACACTTGCTTATGCCGTACGTTTATCAGGGGCACGTGTTAAATTACTAGCATCGGCTTTATCTCTTTTTAATGTGATGGTCATGGTGTCGAGGCTGGCGAATATGATGCAGCAACCATTTACAGGAAGTCTTGTTGATACAGCACCAGCCGATCAGGCTTTGATACATGTAGAAAACCAATTTCGACTGATTATTGGAGCGGCATCACTTGGAACATTACTAGGGATCTTACTAATCCCAACCTTCATAGCTATTTTTTCAAGGGCTATCGTCCATTTGGCAGAGGAAAGAGGCTCAATCCCCGCTTTATTGAAAAAGGGCTTTACGTTTGAATATGTAAGACGAGGTATGAAGCACATTCATAAACCTCATTTTACTTATTTAAAAGGTATTAGCTTACGGGATATACCAATGAAATTATTTGTTATCAATATTGTCATAACAGCGATTTATACCATTGGCGTTTTATCTGCTTTGTATGCCACTTTGTTAGTACCAGAACTAAAGACTACTGCGGTTATGGCATCTGGATTAATCAATGGCATAGCGACGATACTTTTGATTCTATTTATTGATCCTAAAATATCCATACTGGCCGATGATGTTATCAATAAGAGAGGAAGTTATCTTGAATTAAAAAAAGCTTCCGTTATGATGATGTTCTCTAGATTTTTAGGAACGATTGTGGCACAGCTATTATTGATTCCTGGCGCCCATTATGTAGCGTGGTTTGCACAGCTGATTGCTTGA